A genome region from Neptunomonas japonica JAMM 1380 includes the following:
- a CDS encoding DUF7220 family protein: MQSRIGSAVEAIQNIIVGYTVNMLANFVIFPFFGWDLSLQQNLALGVIYTAISFVRSYAIRRFNNWNLMQ; the protein is encoded by the coding sequence GTGCAATCCCGCATCGGATCAGCCGTTGAGGCTATTCAAAATATCATAGTTGGTTATACGGTGAATATGCTCGCCAATTTCGTTATTTTCCCTTTTTTTGGCTGGGATTTATCGCTACAGCAGAACTTAGCGCTGGGCGTTATCTATACCGCGATTTCGTTTGTGCGCAGCTATGCCATTCGCCGATTTAATAATTGGAACCTAATGCAATGA